Below is a window of 'Nostoc azollae' 0708 DNA.
CAGAGGGTAATTTAAAACTAGAAAAAGGAGATATTTTAGTAGCCTTTGCCCAAGATGGCACCCGACGCTATTGGGGACCCTATATTGTTGGAGAAACCTCCTCACCAGAATGGAATTCCCAAACCAAAGAATGGCAATTGCTACTAACTCCTTAAAAGGTGTAGGGTTAAAGGTGCTGGGAAAAATTAAATTGATCAAACCTATGGCAGATTCAAACGTTCAACTGTCCGGTCGAGAAATTTATCGAACAATTGGTAACAACATTCAAAAAGTGATGAAAGAGCAATCAGCAGCAATTAGAAAATTGTTAGCTGCCTTTGCTAGTGGTGGACAGATCTTGTGAGAAGATTCTCCCGGAACTGGTGAAACCAGTTTAGCTAAAGCCTTAGCATTTTCTGTTGATGTCAGCTTGAAACGAATTTAATTTACACCTCACTTATTACCATCAGATATCTTAGGTGTTTCGATTTTAAACCCCAACGCACAAACCTTTAATTTCCATGAAGGTGCGATTTTTGCTCACATAGTTTTAGCTGATGAAATCAACCGTGCTTCACCCCGCACCCAATCAGCACTATTAGAAGCAACGGCAGAATTTCAAGTTACTGTGGATGGAAACTTGCGAAAACTAAAATATCCACTTTTTGTAATTGCCACACAAAACCCAGTTGAATCTCTTGGAACTTACCCCCTCCCAGAAGCCCAAATGGATCGGTTTGCACTGCAATTTAGCTTAGCATATATCTCAGCAGCAGAATAAGTTAACCTGTTATCAGATCAAATTCAACAACATTCCATAGATACAATTCAACCATAGTTAATGATATCGCTTACAAAGTTAAACCTATCATCATTGATTGAACTTCATTATCGCTATCGTTTTGATCCCCAAGGTCTTCAAGATGCGGAAAGAGATGGTTAAATAAATATCGCTCCTCAGATCCCCGACTTCTGTCAGAATAAAATCTGACCAAAGAACGACTTTTGAATTATTGTGTTTAAGGGAAAGACACCATTTACCGTGTCTGTAAGTATGGATTTATGAGGCTAAAATTGAGCAATCGCTCCTCTGTTGACCAATGGATTAATAAGATAGAACAGCGTCCAGCCCTTGCTGTGACTATTTCAATAGTGTGGTTGCTGTTGATTAATTACATCGCCTTTGTCTGGAATTTGGGCAATATTGGCTTAATTGACGAAACTGAGCCGCTGTTTGCAGAAGCTTCCCGGCAAATGCTAGTTACAGGTGATTGGATTACACCCTTTTTTAATGGTGAAACTCGTTTTGACAAACCAGCGTTAATTTACTGGTGTCAAGCGCTCGCCTACTCTATTATGGGGGTGAATGAATGGGCAGCACGCATACCCTCGGCATTAGCAGCAACGGGTGTGACAGCTTTGGCATTCTACGGTATACACTGGCATTTTGCCAAAAAAGATCAATTAGAGCAAGTTGCAAATCCTAATCGTCGTTACTTAACAGCAGCTATTGCATCAGCTTTAATGGCACTCAATCCCGAAATGATTGTTTGGGGGAGAGTTGGTGTTTCCGATATGTTACTCACCGGTTGTATAGCCTCAGCTTTGCTTTGCTTCTTTTTGGGATACGCTCAAAATTCTTCCCCTTCTCCCTTCCCCAATAAATGGTATCTGGCTTGTTATGTATTGATGACCGGAGCAATTTTAACCAAAGGACCAGTGGGAATAGTTTTACCAGGATTAATTATGATTGCCTTTGCCCTATACTTAGGCAAATTCTGCGAACTGTGGCGAGAAATGCGCCCGATTTTGGGCATGGGAATAGTCTTCGCTTTATCTGCTCCCTGGTACATCTTGGTGACTTGGCGCAACGGCTGGAATTTTATTAATACCTTTTTTGTTTATCACAACATAGAACGCTTTACAGAGGTTGTGAATGGTCACTCAGCCCCTTGGTATTTTTATTTTTTGGTAGTATTGTTGGGTTTTGCACCATATTCAGTTTTTA
It encodes the following:
- a CDS encoding ArnT family glycosyltransferase, whose translation is MRLKLSNRSSVDQWINKIEQRPALAVTISIVWLLLINYIAFVWNLGNIGLIDETEPLFAEASRQMLVTGDWITPFFNGETRFDKPALIYWCQALAYSIMGVNEWAARIPSALAATGVTALAFYGIHWHFAKKDQLEQVANPNRRYLTAAIASALMALNPEMIVWGRVGVSDMLLTGCIASALLCFFLGYAQNSSPSPFPNKWYLACYVLMTGAILTKGPVGIVLPGLIMIAFALYLGKFCELWREMRPILGMGIVFALSAPWYILVTWRNGWNFINTFFVYHNIERFTEVVNGHSAPWYFYFLVVLLGFAPYSVFIPMSIARLKFWQRSHWKNQERSQQLGLFACFWFLGVFCFFTISVTKLPSYVLPLMPAAAILVALSWSNLYPNTQTPQAFHISSWVNVAFLSTLGVALFNISHIIGKDPAAPELYEQIQNSGMANVGGIIWLTGAVIIAILILSYRWRAIITINLVGFVAFLSLVLMPALFLMDQERQEPLRQLSALAVKEKQPNEELVMVGFKKPTVTFYTQNKVNYLEFSQQALDHIYNQAANKTHPASLLLLTEQKKLIDMNLPPDIYKNIATKGAYNLIRIPLQRIKQNKKEKTDIS